In Candidatus Dependentiae bacterium, the genomic stretch AACCAATTTTAAAAAGCGAAAATTATATTTGTTCATCACCAGCATCTCAATCACTGCAGCGCAACATAAAAAATTTTAATGAAATTCATTATTTTAGAATACCACACGAATTGCCAGACCCCAGAGTGCTAAAACGACCAACAAGTTCTGCAGCTCAGGCTCCATCAACCCCTCAAGCATCCACGCGCTCTCGACGATCTCAACCTAAAACAACAAGTCCATTAATAACCACTCCCCTTGAATTTAGCGGCTGTCGACTTAATATAAATAGTTCATACTACACTCAGACATTAAACATAATTAAACAAATTTTAAAAAATAAAACTACCTCCTCTCCGAAAATGCGATTTATTTTTATTATCATCCTTTCAAATAAGGATTTTAAAAAAATGAATTTTTTTTTGAAAGATCTCTCTTCCTGGCTGTGGGGAAAAAAATTATCTTACCCCATCGAATGCTTTATCACTGGAAATCTAGAAGAAATTAAATCAAACGACCTAGAAGAAGACGAAGTTGGGCTTCCCATCTTTACCGGTTTGTCCGATGACCCTATTCCTCTAACGGTCACGCTCGAAACAATTTACCAGCACGGAATACGATCATCTTTTTTTGATTTTACAAATCCTAGATTCACCCATGAATCCATAAAATATACCAACAATCAAGACGTTTGGGACTGCTATCACACAACATTTAACCCTGCTGGCTGGGTTGCAGGAAAACCAAACCTTGCAGAAAAAGTACTGGAATGGAGCGATTCGACAAAATACACCCCGATATTTTTGGAAGTTATCAACTAATAGTAAAAATCATTCATCATCGGTATGCCACAAAAAACCATTAACTTGCGAATTCCATAATTTTGCATACAAAGAATCTTGCTGTTGCAAAAGCTCTTCGTGAGATCCATCGCCAACTATTTTGCCCTTGTCAAAAACCAAAATACGATCCATGTGCAGCAAGGTTGAAATTCTATGCGCAATTACCAGTACCGTTTTTTCTTTCATCAAAGAATCAAAACTTTCTTGAATTTCATGCTCCGTGACCGAATCAAGTGCAGAAGTTGCCTCATCCAAAATCAAAATTGGTGAATTTTTTAGAATCGCTCGCGCAATCGCAATGCGCTGCACCTGTCCACCCGACAATCGCAAGCCACGTTCACCAGCAAACGAATAATATCCTCCTTCTGCTTTTTTTATAAACTCATGAGCAAATGCCGCTTTTGCAGCCTCCATAACTTGCTCGTCTGTCGCTTTTGGATTTCCATATCGAATGTTTTCCATAATTGTTCTATGAAAAAGCTGCGGGCTTTGAGGAATCACACTCATGTTTTCACGTAGGCTTTGCTGGGTAACATTTGCAATATCTTGGTTGTCGATAAAAATCCCACCCTTAATGACGTCATACAATCGAATGATTAAATTAATAAAAGTTGTTTTTCCACTGCCAGAAAAACCAACCAATCCAACTTTTTGGCCACCCGGAATAGTAATATTAAGATGGTCAAACAAGATTCCTTTTTTTGTGTGTGTAAAGTTTACATCACGAAATTCTATCGTTCCCTTGGTAACAATTAACGGCGTTGAATCCGCAGGATCTTGCATGTCATGTGGGATAGAAAGAACACTTAATGCCGTCCTGCTCGCACCAAGTGCTTTTTCAAATTCGCCAAGTTCTTGTGTAAGACCCCAAACATAATCCACAACCGTCATAGAAAGACCAATCACCAACGCAAAGTCACCAACACTCACCAAGTTTTGATTGTACAAACGCAACGTACAGGCCAAAATTGAACTAATGTATGTCACACAAAATGCTGTTTCTGCAAGTCGCAGCTTTAACATAGTCATGTGAAATGTGTGATCTTTTTCGACCATATCATCAAGGCCCATTTTAATGTAATTGGTTTCATACTCATTGCGCGCAAACAACTTCACATTCAAAATATTTGCAATGCTATCAACAACCTGACTAAAAATTCTTGTTTTGCTTCGTGCAAACTCTGTGGAATGCTCTCCCACAATGCCTGCTGTTGCAAAGTTCAAACTCAACAAAATAAACATCCAACAAAAAAAGATAGCCCCCAAATACGGATGCACTGTCGTCAAGGTTATAAACGCAAAAAGAATAGTAAAAAATTTGCGTCCGAATTGTTCCAAAATCATAGTCAAAATTTTACAAACATTTTCGCCCATTTCGATAACACGGTTGGCAATCCCTCCCGCAAACTGCTCTTGAAAAAAATTATGCGAATGGCGCTGAGTGTAATCGAACAAGTTGAGCACAATGTCTGACTCTAGGTTGGGAAATGTCTTCATGTACAAATATTCATACGACCGCCACTGCAAGCCAACAACAAGCCACCAAACTCCGTACATTCCTGCAACGAGCAAAATTCCCGCAAAGTTTTTTGAAATCCTCTCCGCAACACAATTAAGCATGTATCGCAACAACATCGTTTCGATAGACGAAATCGCTCCCGCAAAAAGCGTTAAACAAACTAATGCAAAAAAATGCCATCGATAAGGCTTTAAAAACGTTGTTATAAAAGAAAAAAGCTTGTTTGGGATTTCTTTCACTGCAGAGCACCTCTCACACGTGGCCAGGTTTCAATGTCCGGGATCCTAACTAAATGCCAAGGGTGGACTCAAGACAAAAGTCTTTTTTTAAAATAAAATAAATAAACGGGGGGTTTACAGGCTTTTTACGTATTTTTGTAAATAAAAGGGATCAGCGTAGTATGGATTCATATTTTGATGTTATTGTGATTGGTGCTGGCCATGCTGGCTGCGAGGCCGCGTATGCGTCTGCCAAAATGGGCTCCAAAACGCTTCTGTTGACCTTAGATACCGCCAAAATCGCCACCATGCCGTGCAACCCATCCATCGGGGGGATCGGGAAAGGACATATTGTTCATGAAATCGCCGCATTCGATGGAATAATGCCAAAAATAGCATCAAAAACCTACCTGCAAGCCAGAATGCTCAATACAAGTAAAGGCCCTGCCGTGCAAGGCCTACGACTGCAAATCGATAAATACGAGTATTCAAAGCAAGCAACACAAGAGTTGTCACGTACAAAAAACTTAACTATTCATCAAGGCAAAGCCCACTCCTTGCTCACAAAAAACAACGCTGACCGAAAAAGCGTAAGCGGAATTACAACCGTAAATGGCGAAACCTTTTATGCGCCAACCGTTGTTATCACAACCGGGGTCTTCCTGAATGGCACAATTCATATTGGAACGGTAAATTACGCCGGTGGACCATACGGATCTGATTCTTCAATCGAACTTTCATCGTCCTTAGCGACACAATTAAATACCCCGCTTGGAAGGCTCAAAACGGGAACCCCGCCACGCTTGCTCAAAGAGAGTCTTGATTATTCAAAATTCGAACTTCAAACAGCTGAACCCTTAGAATATTTATTTGAATTCGATCACTTTCCAGTCACAGAAAAAATTTCATGCTACCAAACAGCAACAACTGCCGAAACCTGCCAAATTATTTTTGATAATCTTTCAAAATCTGCAATGTACTCTGGCAACATCAAAGGAGTTGGTCCGCGATATTGCCCATCAATTGAAGACAAAATCGGCAGATTCAAAGAGCGCACACAACATCACGTATTTGTTGAACCCGAAAGCGAATTTTGTGGAGAAATCTATCCAGCTGGTCTTTCAACTTCGCTGCCGCTTGAAGTTCAACAAGCCTACATCAATAGTATCCCGGGATTTGAAAACGCAATCATCAGTAAACCTGGATACGCTATCGAATATGATTTCTTGCAACCAAGCAACCTCAAACATTCGCTTGAAACAAAAGCTATTGATGGATTGTTTTTTGCCGGACAAATTAACGGTACAACCGGATACGAAGAAGCTGCTGGCCAAGGGCTTGTTGCGGGAATCAACGCACACCTTAAAGCTCACGATCAACCAGCATTTATTTTAAGCAGAACCGAAAGTTACATCGGCGTCATGATCGACGATCTGATCACACTGGGGGTTGATGAACCTTACCGCATGTTTACCTCACGCGCAGAACGCAGACTCATATTGCGACAAGATAATGTGTTTGCACGACTCATGCCATACGCGCATCAATTTGGCATGGTAAATGCTGACTTGTACCAACGCTTTTTAGCAGAAGAACAGGTCATTAAAAAATCAGTCGATCTGATATTTAAAGATCGAAAACCTGAAGGTTTGTTTGATCTCTTTCATGTATACGATTTTACCAAAGATGCACAACAAAAAGCTCGCAACGCGCTTGAAAAAAGCCTTGCAGAAATTGATGTTAATTCAAAAGCACTTTCTTCAAGAGCTCTGATTAGAATTTATGCAGAAATTCGTTATTCAGGATACATCGAAAAAGAAGAACGCGAAGTAGAAAAAGTTCTAAAAAACAAAGGAATACTTATTCCTGAAGACTTTTCCTACAAAGGACTGCCAGGCCTTTCGACTGAGCTCACAAAAAAACTTGAATTTCATCGTCCAAAAACACTTGCAGATCTTGACCTTATTCCGGGAATGACACCTGCAGGCGTGTCATTAATTCTGTTTCATTTAAAACAAAACAAAAAAAGACAAACTGTTTGCGATTAAAAAGCCCAATCTTTTACTTGGAAAAAAAGAGTTTGATGGTACCCTCAAATAAAACAACCATATATAATTATCAAAAGTAAGGTACCACATGAACTCTTTTCTTCTTAAACTTGTTGGCGTTGGACTTGTTCTTCTTGCAACATTTTTATTGTCGTCAAACAAGCGCGCTATTCGTTGGCAATTTGTTGGCATAACACTTCTTACACAAATTCTTATTGCACTTGCGATGCTCAAAACCAGTGGTGGCGAAGCACTTGGCCTGAGTATTGCAAAGTTATTTTCCGCACTCAGCAACTACGCAGACGAAGGTGGAAAAATGGTTTTCAGCACCTTGATTGATACTCAATCAAAAGCTGGATGGGGCTTTATTTTTGCAATAAAAGTCACCACATTACTTACCTTCATCGGTGGACTGATGAGTGTACTTTCGTATTTTGGCGTTATCGCTTTTTTGGTGCGCATTGTAACGTATGTTACCGCTCCTATTTTTGGCGTATCTGGCGCAGAGGGACTGTGCACCGTTGCTAATTCACTGCTCGGACAAATCGAATCACCACTCCTAGTTAAAAATTATCTTCCCCGCATGACACGCTCAGAATTGATGAGTGTTATGATTAGCGGATTTGCAACAACCAGCATCACACTACTTGTTCCTCTTGCATCGCTCGGACTTTCAGCGCTCCACCTGTTTACTTCAAGCATCATGTCAATTCCTGGAACATTGGTAATTGCAAAAATCTTAGAACCCGAAACCGAAACACCAGAAACACTTGGCCACGCGGTAAAACCAACACAAGATGGCAACACCAATATTATCGATGCACTTGCCAGTGGAGCCACTACCGGATTTACCATCTCTGGAATTATTATCGCGATGTTGATTGTTTTCATCGGCATGTCAGGTCTGTGCAATGACTTGCTCGAACAAATTGTATTTACGATCACAGGAAAAAACGGCTTCACATTTGATTGGATCTTGGGAACAATTTTTAAACCAATAACCTATTTATTGGGAATCGAATCGGGAGAACAAACAACTGTAGCATCACTCATCGGAAATCGAATGATCATCAATGAATTTGTCGCCTACTTAAAAATGCTTTCGTTAGATTTATCTGCATACAGTACAATTATTTTAACTTATCTGCTCTGCGGATTTGCCAATTTTTCGAGTATTGGCATGCAAATTGGAGCGATCAGCACCATGGCACCAAATACACGTTCAACCTTAAGTCAAATCGGCCTACGCGCCATGCTCGGGGGAACGCTTGTGAATATCTTAAATGCCTGCATCGTAAGCTTTTTAATATAAAAAAAAGGGGGCTAAAAAGCCCCCTTTTTCCTAACTAGCAAATATTGTTATAACGCTGTCGGATTTTCATCTTCTCCCGCTGCCCACGCCTGCATTCTTTTGTCTTCACGGTTAAATCTTTTACGCGCCTCTTTTCTTAAATCTCTAGCCTGGTCTGCACGCTCATCTAAAACCGCCGCGCCATCAAAAGCCATTTTAGCTTCTCCACGCGTTCTCATCATAATTCGACCAGCATCTCTCCGAATATCACCATGAGTGCGAGCAAAATCTGAACTATGCTGTTTTTTTGCTTGACCATGAACTCGCTCAAATTGTCGTCCGCCACGACGTGCTTCTCGAGCTGATTCTCTCAACTCACTGGGAGCTTCTTCAAATTTTTCTCTTGTAACATGATACGGATTTTTTCGAGTAACAGTTTCAACCCTTACACCCCCATCAGATGAGCTAGGACGACGCTGTAGACGCGCGTGAGGTTTTACTGCATCAACACTTTTTTTGGAACTGCACATCCATCCTGGCCATGCACTCACAGAACCAGCAAGAGCAAAAACCGCAATGATCATTAATTTTTTATTCATACACACTCTTTCTTTGTAATTAGAACTATTTACTGCGCACGCGGAGAACGCGGAGATTTAATTCGAGGAGAACTTTCTCTCGGCTGAACTTGTACACGCAAACCACTTCTGCCTCGTCCTTTTCCTGGAGTTTTTGCTGCAAAAAGGCTATCAGAAAGGCCTGATCGCTCTTCGGCTTTAAGTTGATCAACGGGACTTACATGATACGCAGACTCTCGCGAGAGCTTACTTCTACCTCTAGAAACAGATGGTCTTCTCGGTCCATACGAATCCCGCGAAACAACGGAATCTTCTTTTACTCGGGAATCTTCTTTTACTCGAGAAAGACTTTTGTGCTGAATAGGTGCAAACTCTATAGAATCAACTGAAATAGGCGATTCTGGCGCAGGAGCAACTCTTTTTGTCCATGGCCACGCACCAAGTGCACCTGCCAAAAAAACAAAGGTTAACAATAATTTTTTCATTTTCATTTTCCTACTTTATTCGGATCCCAAAAATTTTTTAAAAAGATTTTTATCTTCTAAGCTGAATAGGAGCACCAAAATCAGTTCTTCTTGGGTCCTTCTTTATCCCCGATCTCCAAAGTGAAGCCGACTCTTCTTTCTTTACTGGAACTACTGGAGCTGCTGGGGCTGCAAGTTTTCGGCTCGAACCTTGCCGTCTAACTTTCGTTCGACTAGATGGCGCAAATGATTGTCCCGCAAAACCAAGAACAGCCAGCATTAAAAAGATTTTTTTTACATTAATGTTCATTTTTTCTCCTTTTGAACATTGAACAAACACACATTTTTTATTCAAATTAAGATCGTTTTTTACTCAACGCGATCCGAGCTTTTTTCAGCTGATACCTTGGGGCTCTTCGCATTTTTTTCACCTGCTGATGCCTATCATTTTTCAAATATTTTAAAGCGCTCTGATCTGCCGGAAGTCCTTGATCTTGCTCACTTTTTAAAAAACCAAATTTTTCTGCAGAAAGAGCTTTCAATATCTTGCCGCGAACTCTTTCTCGAGCTTGTCGTTCTTTAGCGCCTAAAGAAGATTTTTGAGCAAACTCAGCCGTACGAAAACCGCCACGCTTTGTTTCTACCTGAACGGGAGACACTACTGCAAAAACAGCCAAAAAGCTTAGAATTAAAGATCTTTTCACTTTTTACCCCAGAAGAAAGACTCAACCATCTTTTCTTCCAGAATGGCACAAAAAGTTTCAGGCAGTAAACAAACCAGAAAAAATGTACACAAAAAAATATAAAATTCAAAAAATCTCGTTCAATCTGGAAAGCATGCTCGCGCAGCATCAAGCTGGCTCTCAAGTGTAGAAATAAGACGCTTCAACAAAAGAAGTTTTTGTGTATTTTCTAGATCCATAAAACAAACATCGCGATAATCAATTCTGCATTGCTTGCACACAGGCCTAAAGGTTTCATAATTCGTTACAAAACCACAAGGTGATCGATCTGCTCCATAGGGGTTTTGACAAATCATCCCACCAAGATATATGATCCCATGTTTCGATTCCGGCTCTAAGTGCTCACGGTCAAATCCGCAGGGAGATTTTTTTAAACTTCCCATCAAAAGCTCTTGTGCTAAAGTCAAACAAGTATAAAAAGACTGCTCAATATATTGATATTGCTCCAAAAGAATACCTGGATCAAAAAGACAGGTGGTTTTTCCAAGGGTATACACCTGCCGAAAATTCATGCGCTTATCTTTAAATTCATGTACACGCTCTCGCAAGGTCATCCACTTTTTAAAAAACTCTGACTTTGATAAAGACTTTTGCAGTAACGATGGAACCACCCCATCAACAACTTCTTCCAATTCAGCCATATCGCCTACGGCATGAACAGCCTCTCTGGGAGATAATCGACGAACATGAATTTTTCTTGTCCGAGCAAGAGGCCGACTTTCCCGTGGCGCAGATGGCAAAAATGCAACAGCGGTCAATCCATCTCTTTCCAATGATTCATCATCATCTTCTACATCAGAATCACCTACCCCTGAAGTTGACGCATCATCAGACGTTCCATCACCAGAAAAATGAGATCCAACGGCCTGAGCTGTTTGTGATGTTCGCGCAGACGGACCTACCAGACAACCATTTTCTCTTAACATTTTTTCAACAGGATCTTCCTCTGCTGCAGAAGCATGAACAGGCTCCTTTGGAGCGGGCACTGGACGCTGACCTGGAACGATCACATCAACAGCAGAAGATGAACAGCACCCCCATTTTCCCGCATCAATCGGAACGGAAAAACTGAAAACAAAAAACAGCGCTGCTATTTCATATCGAAAAGAAACCATACACTATCACCAGAAAAAAATTAGTTTCTGATTAATTAAAAGTGTCACCAAGCAATGCTATTTGTAAACAATTGAGACAATGATGCGAATTTAAGACTTGTTTTTACAACTGGCGATGACGAACATGTGTTGCAAGTTGTGCAATCGCAACCTCTGTCGATTCACCGCTCTTCATATTTTTTACAGAAACAATGCCCGACAACAGTTCGCGCTCACCAATAATGACAACAAAATCAGCTCCAATTTTGTCGGCTCTTTTCATCTTCTGCTTAATGCCCGCACCATCAAAAATCACCTGCGCACAAATGTCTTGCGCTGTAAGATTTTCAACAATCTGCAACGCCAATCCTTCTTGCGCAACATCCATCGGAACAATAACCACGCTCAATTCTTTTTTTAACGAAGAAAGCAAATCATTTTGCTGTGCTTGCATGATCATAAAAATACGCTCAAGTCCAATTCCCGCGCCAATCGAAGGCAGCAAATCTTTTTTGCCAAATGTTGATGATAAATCATAGCGCCCGCCACCACAGAAGGTGCTTTGAGATCCCAGCGCGTCTGAAGTAAACTCAAACACAACGCCGTTGTAATAATCTAAGCCTCGCACAAGTAACGGATTTAAAATAAAGTTTACCGAGAGAAGCTGTAAATCTGATTGAATGGAAAGCCATTCTTGTCGTGATTTTTCAGACAAATAGTGTTCGAGTTGAGGAGCTTTTGTGTACAACCGCTGACACTGTTCGTTCTTGCAATCAAAAACACGTAAAACATTTTTTTCTCGCCGCTCTCTGCATGTTTCACATAATTCTGCATCATTTTGTAC encodes the following:
- a CDS encoding ABC transporter ATP-binding protein, with amino-acid sequence MKEIPNKLFSFITTFLKPYRWHFFALVCLTLFAGAISSIETMLLRYMLNCVAERISKNFAGILLVAGMYGVWWLVVGLQWRSYEYLYMKTFPNLESDIVLNLFDYTQRHSHNFFQEQFAGGIANRVIEMGENVCKILTMILEQFGRKFFTILFAFITLTTVHPYLGAIFFCWMFILLSLNFATAGIVGEHSTEFARSKTRIFSQVVDSIANILNVKLFARNEYETNYIKMGLDDMVEKDHTFHMTMLKLRLAETAFCVTYISSILACTLRLYNQNLVSVGDFALVIGLSMTVVDYVWGLTQELGEFEKALGASRTALSVLSIPHDMQDPADSTPLIVTKGTIEFRDVNFTHTKKGILFDHLNITIPGGQKVGLVGFSGSGKTTFINLIIRLYDVIKGGIFIDNQDIANVTQQSLRENMSVIPQSPQLFHRTIMENIRYGNPKATDEQVMEAAKAAFAHEFIKKAEGGYYSFAGERGLRLSGGQVQRIAIARAILKNSPILILDEATSALDSVTEHEIQESFDSLMKEKTVLVIAHRISTLLHMDRILVFDKGKIVGDGSHEELLQQQDSLYAKLWNSQVNGFLWHTDDE
- the mnmG gene encoding tRNA uridine-5-carboxymethylaminomethyl(34) synthesis enzyme MnmG, which gives rise to MDSYFDVIVIGAGHAGCEAAYASAKMGSKTLLLTLDTAKIATMPCNPSIGGIGKGHIVHEIAAFDGIMPKIASKTYLQARMLNTSKGPAVQGLRLQIDKYEYSKQATQELSRTKNLTIHQGKAHSLLTKNNADRKSVSGITTVNGETFYAPTVVITTGVFLNGTIHIGTVNYAGGPYGSDSSIELSSSLATQLNTPLGRLKTGTPPRLLKESLDYSKFELQTAEPLEYLFEFDHFPVTEKISCYQTATTAETCQIIFDNLSKSAMYSGNIKGVGPRYCPSIEDKIGRFKERTQHHVFVEPESEFCGEIYPAGLSTSLPLEVQQAYINSIPGFENAIISKPGYAIEYDFLQPSNLKHSLETKAIDGLFFAGQINGTTGYEEAAGQGLVAGINAHLKAHDQPAFILSRTESYIGVMIDDLITLGVDEPYRMFTSRAERRLILRQDNVFARLMPYAHQFGMVNADLYQRFLAEEQVIKKSVDLIFKDRKPEGLFDLFHVYDFTKDAQQKARNALEKSLAEIDVNSKALSSRALIRIYAEIRYSGYIEKEEREVEKVLKNKGILIPEDFSYKGLPGLSTELTKKLEFHRPKTLADLDLIPGMTPAGVSLILFHLKQNKKRQTVCD
- a CDS encoding histidine--tRNA ligase gives rise to the protein MSIKQAKKGNVVSDKKINAAVVTRVRGTEDILDMASINLICTFISRHLATHGFAEIRTPVLEKTELFVRAVGADTDVVSKEMYTFEKGSEGSVCLRPELTAPIVRAFYEHDVSLSPWKVFQFGPAFRYERPQKGRLRQFFTYSIEVINALSVKNDVSTIVMFDRLFKKLGICDFVLQLNFLGVVEDRMHHKEALRAFLVQNDAELCETCRERREKNVLRVFDCKNEQCQRLYTKAPQLEHYLSEKSRQEWLSIQSDLQLLSVNFILNPLLVRGLDYYNGVVFEFTSDALGSQSTFCGGGRYDLSSTFGKKDLLPSIGAGIGLERIFMIMQAQQNDLLSSLKKELSVVIVPMDVAQEGLALQIVENLTAQDICAQVIFDGAGIKQKMKRADKIGADFVVIIGERELLSGIVSVKNMKSGESTEVAIAQLATHVRHRQL